In one Solanum lycopersicum chromosome 11, SLM_r2.1 genomic region, the following are encoded:
- the LOC138339436 gene encoding uncharacterized protein, with translation MTPIPRPPPPFLQRLVKRIEYGKYWHFITMLKQLSINVPLIEALEQMSNYAKFMRDMVTKKRSVRFEDDDWMQHCGAIATRSLVQKTEDPGAFTIPCTIGLLHFAKALCDLGAIINLMPLTIYKKLGLGDPKPTAKRLLMVDPTVKRPIGILHDVLVKVESFIFPTDFVILDCEVDFVVLIILGRPFLLPVAPWLIWRKDR, from the coding sequence ATGACTCCcattcctagaccaccacctccaTTCCTGCAAAGATTGGTGAAAAGGATCGAGTATGGTAAATACTGGCattttattactatgttgaaacagttatccatcaatgtccctttgatagaagctcttgaacaaatgtccAATTACGCCAAGTTCATGAGAGATATGGTCACTAAGAAGAGATCGGTTCGTTTTGAAGATGATGATTGGATGCAACACTGtggtgctattgctacaaggtctcttgtgcaaAAGACAGAAGATCCAGGggctttcactattccatgtaccattgggttgttacactttgctaaagcattatgtgatcttggggcaatcataaatctcatgcctctcactatttataagaaattaggtttgggtgacccaaagcccactgcgaagCGGCTACTGATGGTCGATCCAACGGTGAAGAGgcctattgggatactccatgatgttctagtgaaagtggagtcatttatttttccgaccgattttgtgattcttgattgtgaggtggaTTTTGTGGTGcttattattcttgggaggccattttTGCTACCAGTCGCAccttggttgatatggagaaaggaCAGATGA